One window of Gloeothece citriformis PCC 7424 genomic DNA carries:
- a CDS encoding TIGR02450 family Trp-rich protein: protein MSKKQKFPHLLGSKWTAKQKTWGWRHFQVVNRKNQGQWVFAEMMASCDPSVRFWINAKQLKDKNLWDAGWKTHDEMQKPDDDSDDLLIIGV from the coding sequence ATGTCTAAAAAACAAAAGTTTCCTCATCTGTTAGGCTCTAAGTGGACAGCTAAACAAAAGACTTGGGGCTGGCGACATTTTCAAGTCGTAAATCGAAAAAATCAAGGTCAATGGGTTTTTGCGGAAATGATGGCTTCGTGCGATCCCTCGGTTCGTTTTTGGATTAATGCTAAACAGCTTAAAGATAAAAATCTCTGGGATGCGGGGTGGAAAACCCACGATGAAATGCAAAAACCCGATGATGACTCCGATGATTTACTGATTATTGGGGTTTAG
- a CDS encoding SLBB domain-containing protein has product MINQVLPSRPLKASLLSILGLLVAYPTLSLSVLAQQPPQPRKTVPTLPSDPVPSGVPSATSTDTDYVLGGGDRIQVLVFQVAEFSGEYLVLVDGTITLPLVGRISLAGLTVEQASNLLSQRYTPYLKRPVVSVNVIQPRPMQIAVAGEVNNPGSYTIFLEQGQTTPLVTDLIRQAGGVTTVADISQVQLRRVVDGTERVWALNLWELIRQGNINQDVTLRDGDTLVVPTQENISEVDIRQLSDANFGIQANQEINVAVVGEVFRPGAYRVVPEAVGDAIGTGGTQQTRRQPPRLSQALELAGGIRPLADLRNIEVRRFNRDGNQQIIKVDLWNLLASGDITEDIILQEGDTIIIPTASAIAPVESETLATASFAPVAIRVNIVGEVIRPGVIEVQPNTPLNQAIMTAGGFDKIRANRSRVILVRLNPNGTVTQREISVDLEAGIAGDNNPPLRNNDVVIVNRNGLTAATDTLNTIFRPIGTLTGLANIIRLFDNN; this is encoded by the coding sequence ATGATTAATCAAGTTTTACCTAGCCGACCGTTAAAAGCCTCTCTCCTCAGTATTTTAGGGTTGTTAGTCGCCTATCCTACCCTATCTTTATCTGTCCTCGCTCAACAACCGCCACAACCGAGAAAGACAGTCCCTACCTTACCTTCTGATCCTGTCCCCTCTGGTGTCCCCTCTGCTACTAGCACAGATACGGATTATGTTTTGGGAGGAGGCGATCGCATTCAGGTATTAGTCTTTCAAGTTGCAGAGTTTAGTGGAGAATATTTAGTATTAGTCGATGGAACGATTACGTTACCGTTAGTAGGCAGAATCAGTTTAGCCGGGTTAACGGTAGAGCAAGCGAGTAACCTTCTCTCACAACGTTATACGCCTTATTTAAAGCGCCCTGTAGTGTCTGTTAATGTGATTCAACCCCGTCCGATGCAAATTGCTGTAGCCGGTGAAGTGAATAACCCCGGCTCTTATACCATTTTTTTAGAGCAAGGACAAACAACCCCTCTAGTCACTGATTTAATTCGACAAGCAGGAGGAGTAACCACAGTAGCCGATATCAGCCAAGTTCAGCTACGGCGAGTCGTAGACGGAACGGAAAGAGTCTGGGCTTTGAATTTATGGGAATTAATTCGTCAGGGGAATATTAATCAAGATGTCACCTTACGCGATGGAGATACTTTGGTCGTTCCTACCCAAGAAAATATCAGTGAAGTAGACATTAGACAATTATCAGATGCCAATTTTGGGATTCAAGCCAATCAAGAAATTAATGTGGCTGTGGTGGGAGAGGTATTTCGTCCTGGAGCTTATAGAGTTGTTCCAGAAGCAGTAGGGGATGCCATCGGCACAGGAGGAACGCAACAAACCAGACGACAACCCCCAAGACTCTCTCAAGCGTTGGAACTGGCAGGAGGCATTAGACCTTTAGCCGATCTTCGCAATATTGAAGTGCGTCGCTTTAATCGAGATGGAAATCAGCAAATTATTAAGGTCGATTTATGGAATTTATTAGCTTCAGGCGATATTACTGAAGATATTATTTTACAAGAAGGAGACACCATTATTATTCCGACCGCCTCTGCTATTGCTCCGGTTGAATCAGAAACCTTGGCAACCGCTAGTTTTGCCCCGGTTGCGATTCGAGTTAATATCGTCGGGGAAGTGATTCGACCTGGAGTCATCGAAGTTCAACCCAATACCCCCTTAAATCAAGCGATTATGACAGCCGGGGGATTTGATAAAATCCGCGCTAATCGTTCTCGAGTGATTCTCGTTCGTCTTAATCCCAATGGAACGGTAACACAACGGGAAATATCCGTCGATTTAGAGGCAGGGATAGCAGGAGACAATAATCCTCCTTTACGTAATAATGATGTAGTGATTGTTAACCGCAACGGCTTAACCGCAGCAACGGATACCCTAAACACGATCTTTCGTCCTATAGGAACATTAACCGGACTGGCTAATATTATTAGACTTTTTGACAATAATTAG
- a CDS encoding GumC family protein, producing MEEIGTARRLQPKGNKRKAQLRSRIPMVRVDDDEPLMNRPMGKILTDRLGLIIVVALGVTTAIGLWTFKQTPRYVGKFQLLIESGQNQPNLNQLPLEGNTSNEVELRTQIEVLRSPKVLNPIFQKISPRYPDLDYKGLAQKDPTQEQPFKITRLENTNILEVTYEDENPQKIRFVLQNLADAYLKHGLELRESELKRGIEFVNQQLPKLQQQVAKYEESLQKLRQKYNLIDPQQQATQLSQQLTQLETHLFNTQVQLKETTSLYNSLQTQVGGNTEQALTSSYLSESPRYQHLLNQLQQVEIELSQQSTIFLDDSPVIQTLKEKRDNLQALLQQEGSKILGNNSVNKTNQLTSSDSPSSVRLNLNQQLVQSANQIDVLKTRHSVLEKQIKELKSQLEQMPAITRQYSDIQRQITVATESLRRFLDAQEKIQIEAAQNVSPWELITEPMIGKKPVYPNRTQYLSLGAIAGLLLGVIAAVVAEKLDNKFHSPEDLQEVTRLPILGYIPWQKNLHRLQPFEGFKTQSSESEGLTSLSIASQKLPSSFGRLSAFLEACMLMYANIQVLDSHQPLKSIAISSTTAREGKSTIALYLAKVVAMMGQRVLLIESDLRHPQYYQWIDIPYQQGLSEVLSLNLDVADVIQKVPQWDNLSVLMAGDIPSHPARLLGGEKMQDIMIKLEQENDYDLIIYDTPPLLNFADAKIVAALTQGIILVTKMGKTDRKAFKHCVDELRGSQIALLGLVANGVSRSHQTLT from the coding sequence ATGGAGGAGATAGGTACGGCTAGGCGATTACAACCCAAGGGCAACAAAAGAAAAGCTCAACTTCGCTCTCGAATACCAATGGTTAGAGTTGACGATGATGAACCCTTGATGAATCGTCCAATGGGGAAAATTTTAACCGATCGGCTCGGTTTAATTATAGTGGTAGCCCTAGGAGTAACTACGGCGATCGGCCTGTGGACATTTAAGCAGACTCCTCGCTATGTGGGAAAATTTCAACTTTTAATTGAATCCGGGCAAAATCAACCAAATCTTAATCAGTTGCCTTTAGAAGGAAACACCAGTAATGAAGTAGAATTGCGGACTCAAATAGAAGTATTACGCAGTCCTAAAGTTCTTAACCCTATTTTCCAAAAGATTTCTCCTCGTTATCCTGATTTAGACTATAAAGGTTTAGCCCAAAAAGATCCCACTCAAGAACAACCTTTTAAAATTACTCGTCTAGAAAATACCAATATATTAGAAGTCACTTATGAAGATGAAAATCCCCAAAAAATTCGTTTCGTTCTCCAAAATCTGGCTGATGCTTATTTAAAGCATGGTTTAGAATTACGAGAATCAGAACTGAAACGGGGGATAGAATTTGTTAATCAGCAGTTACCTAAATTACAGCAACAGGTGGCTAAATATGAAGAAAGCTTACAAAAACTGAGACAAAAATATAATTTAATCGATCCTCAGCAACAGGCTACTCAGTTGTCACAACAATTAACTCAGTTAGAAACTCATCTGTTTAATACTCAAGTTCAGTTAAAAGAAACCACATCTTTATACAACAGCTTGCAAACTCAAGTAGGCGGAAATACTGAGCAAGCTTTAACCTCTAGCTATTTGAGTGAGTCTCCCCGATATCAACACCTGCTCAATCAATTACAACAAGTAGAAATTGAACTTTCGCAACAGTCAACCATTTTTTTAGATGATAGTCCAGTCATTCAAACGCTTAAGGAAAAACGGGATAATTTACAAGCACTTCTTCAACAAGAAGGCAGTAAAATTTTAGGCAACAATTCAGTCAATAAGACCAATCAATTAACTTCATCAGATTCTCCCAGTTCTGTCCGGTTAAATCTGAATCAACAATTAGTTCAATCAGCCAACCAAATTGATGTTTTAAAAACGCGACATTCGGTTTTAGAAAAACAAATTAAAGAGTTAAAATCTCAACTTGAACAGATGCCGGCCATTACGCGGCAATATTCAGATATACAACGGCAAATCACCGTAGCGACAGAAAGCTTACGTCGGTTTTTAGATGCTCAAGAAAAAATTCAAATTGAAGCGGCTCAAAATGTTTCTCCTTGGGAATTAATTACTGAACCGATGATCGGAAAAAAACCCGTTTATCCTAATCGAACTCAGTATTTAAGTTTAGGAGCGATCGCTGGACTTTTATTAGGAGTAATCGCTGCGGTTGTCGCGGAAAAATTAGATAATAAATTTCATTCTCCTGAAGACTTACAAGAGGTTACACGACTGCCAATTTTGGGTTATATTCCTTGGCAGAAAAATCTTCACCGTCTTCAACCTTTTGAAGGTTTCAAAACACAAAGTTCTGAGTCTGAAGGGTTAACTTCTCTGTCTATTGCTTCCCAGAAACTTCCTTCTTCTTTTGGTCGCTTGTCCGCTTTTTTAGAAGCTTGTATGTTGATGTATGCCAACATTCAGGTATTAGATTCTCATCAACCTTTAAAGTCAATTGCCATTAGTTCAACAACAGCAAGAGAAGGAAAATCGACTATTGCTTTATATTTAGCTAAAGTGGTGGCTATGATGGGACAGCGAGTTTTGTTGATAGAAAGTGATTTAAGACATCCTCAATATTATCAATGGATTGATATTCCTTATCAACAAGGACTGAGTGAAGTGTTATCCCTGAATTTAGACGTAGCTGATGTAATTCAAAAAGTGCCGCAATGGGATAATTTATCAGTGTTAATGGCAGGAGATATTCCTTCTCATCCTGCCAGATTATTAGGGGGTGAAAAAATGCAAGACATAATGATTAAATTAGAGCAAGAAAATGACTATGATTTAATCATTTATGATACTCCCCCGTTATTAAATTTTGCTGATGCTAAGATTGTGGCAGCCTTGACTCAAGGCATTATTTTAGTGACTAAAATGGGTAAAACTGACCGGAAAGCCTTTAAACATTGTGTGGATGAATTAAGAGGCTCTCAAATTGCCCTTTTAGGCTTGGTGGCTAATGGGGTCAGCCGTTCTCATCAAACTTTAACTTAA
- a CDS encoding roadblock/LC7 domain-containing protein gives MPLLVEQLIYTSFSKIGFKCLASDQVPLAIKRAFSEQIVNEHWDTYDPPGAGFRAAYLHQFSGNQTLFGWLYNDGSDDFGRSNIPYFICYYLGESLTPFQLEKILNCLETGPVERVDRRYPPSNLENVLIPDFCLYETPMRGVSIISEIRKQANTNLKEKKLINLFVVGETQTVIQDKQTTIKPQPTNHQLYSETKFPKISHTSSTKLSKFPVISSPTVLDLPSHPEPENSSYSLGSFSAEKLEKILQEFITKPIGIEGVVLISGEGHPIIPSMGLDDNSALIIAGTMIYLAKSTEEELNWQPIETVSLKSSQGHIILAACNSEIFLLVKAGKAVTGLLEAEIKRTIKKLNMAMEEQPKEVPLPENPLEASIQSLKPQPLPELTSPVESLSPQEIEDILEEFGSEEVSLELDTELDIRYRGRKTNQ, from the coding sequence ATGCCTCTGCTTGTTGAGCAACTTATCTATACTAGCTTCTCTAAAATAGGATTCAAATGTTTGGCCAGTGATCAAGTTCCCTTAGCCATTAAGCGGGCTTTCTCTGAACAAATTGTTAATGAACATTGGGATACCTATGATCCACCCGGAGCCGGATTTCGTGCCGCTTATCTTCATCAATTTTCTGGGAATCAAACTTTATTTGGCTGGTTATATAATGATGGTTCAGATGATTTTGGGCGCTCTAATATTCCCTACTTTATTTGTTATTATCTGGGTGAATCTTTAACTCCCTTCCAATTAGAAAAAATTCTCAATTGTTTAGAAACAGGGCCAGTTGAGCGGGTTGATCGTCGATATCCACCCAGTAATTTAGAGAATGTATTAATTCCTGATTTTTGCCTTTATGAAACCCCGATGCGAGGAGTTTCTATTATTTCTGAAATTCGTAAACAAGCTAACACTAATCTCAAAGAAAAAAAGCTAATTAATTTATTTGTGGTAGGGGAAACCCAAACCGTCATCCAAGATAAACAGACGACTATTAAACCTCAGCCAACAAATCATCAGCTTTATTCTGAGACTAAATTCCCCAAAATCAGTCATACATCCTCTACTAAATTATCTAAATTTCCGGTCATTTCTTCTCCAACTGTTTTGGATTTGCCCAGTCACCCAGAACCCGAAAATTCCTCTTACTCTTTAGGATCTTTTTCCGCAGAGAAACTCGAAAAAATTTTACAAGAGTTTATAACCAAACCCATTGGTATTGAGGGAGTAGTGTTGATTTCTGGGGAAGGACATCCGATTATTCCTTCGATGGGTTTAGATGATAATAGTGCCCTAATTATAGCCGGAACAATGATTTATTTGGCTAAAAGCACTGAAGAAGAGTTAAATTGGCAACCGATAGAAACAGTTTCCCTCAAAAGTTCTCAAGGACATATTATTTTAGCGGCTTGTAATAGTGAAATATTTTTGTTAGTTAAAGCGGGGAAAGCTGTCACAGGATTATTAGAAGCAGAGATTAAACGGACGATTAAAAAATTAAATATGGCTATGGAAGAACAACCCAAAGAAGTTCCACTGCCAGAGAATCCCTTAGAGGCTTCAATTCAATCTCTTAAACCGCAACCTTTACCGGAATTAACCTCCCCTGTAGAATCCTTATCTCCCCAAGAAATTGAAGATATTTTAGAAGAATTTGGCTCAGAAGAGGTTTCTTTAGAGTTAGATACAGAGTTAGATATTCGCTATCGAGGACGTAAGACTAATCAATAG
- a CDS encoding ammonium transporter has product MFQKKLNNVKSINKLFTSHRQVSILLGGIILLIWVEAALAQSSSFTRIDQVKQELQVGLDTFWVIFAGCLVFFMNAGFAMLESGFCRQKNVVNILAKNLIVFTLATIAFWSVGFGIMFGDGTPFLGLNGFFLSGIDNSPATGENYQGVFKALANVGIPLKAKFFFQLMFAGTAATIVSGAVAERIKFLGFFLFSLVLVGFCYPITGHWIWGGGWLQRLEFYDFAGSTVVHSVGGWAALVGAVILGPRIGKYEGGKSFALPGHNLTLSTLGCFILWLGWFGFNAGSTLKADAGVISHILLTTNMAAAVGGLAATITTWVYFGKPDLSVIINGILGGLVGITASCRFVSTGGAALVGLIAGVLIVFAVDLFDKLQIDDPAGAISVHLVGGIWGTLAVALLAVGPNSELYTIGPAQGLFLGGGLDGIKQLFIQLLGIASVSLFTVLISWGVWSLIEVTIGLRVPPEAELKGLDISEHGLQAYTGFMLKSDVSPMVAGIISKLNKKHKSM; this is encoded by the coding sequence ATGTTTCAAAAAAAGCTAAATAATGTGAAGTCAATTAACAAATTGTTTACTTCTCACAGACAAGTCAGTATTCTGTTAGGGGGAATTATACTCCTAATTTGGGTTGAAGCGGCACTGGCTCAATCTTCTAGTTTTACTCGCATTGATCAAGTTAAACAAGAATTACAAGTCGGTCTGGATACATTTTGGGTGATTTTTGCCGGTTGTCTGGTGTTTTTTATGAATGCTGGCTTTGCCATGCTTGAAAGCGGGTTTTGTCGTCAAAAAAATGTAGTCAACATTTTAGCCAAAAACTTAATTGTCTTCACTCTAGCAACCATTGCTTTTTGGTCTGTTGGGTTTGGGATTATGTTTGGGGACGGAACACCCTTTTTAGGCTTGAATGGCTTTTTTTTAAGTGGAATAGATAATAGTCCGGCTACAGGAGAAAATTATCAAGGGGTATTTAAAGCCTTGGCTAATGTCGGAATTCCTCTTAAAGCCAAGTTTTTCTTTCAATTGATGTTTGCAGGAACAGCCGCTACGATTGTGTCAGGGGCGGTGGCCGAAAGAATTAAATTTTTAGGGTTTTTTCTTTTTAGTCTAGTTTTAGTGGGCTTTTGTTACCCGATAACCGGTCATTGGATTTGGGGAGGGGGTTGGTTACAAAGATTAGAGTTTTATGATTTTGCCGGGTCGACAGTGGTTCATTCTGTTGGGGGTTGGGCGGCCTTAGTGGGGGCTGTCATTCTCGGCCCTAGAATCGGAAAATATGAAGGCGGAAAGTCTTTTGCTTTGCCGGGTCATAATCTGACTCTTTCAACCCTAGGATGTTTCATCCTCTGGTTAGGTTGGTTTGGATTTAATGCCGGTTCAACTCTAAAAGCGGATGCTGGAGTCATTAGTCATATTTTATTAACCACCAATATGGCGGCGGCGGTAGGAGGACTGGCCGCGACTATCACCACTTGGGTTTATTTTGGTAAGCCGGATTTGTCCGTCATTATTAACGGCATTTTAGGGGGGTTAGTGGGAATTACCGCTAGCTGTCGCTTTGTGTCTACCGGAGGGGCGGCATTGGTTGGCTTAATTGCTGGAGTGTTGATCGTTTTTGCTGTAGATTTATTTGATAAGCTACAAATTGATGATCCTGCCGGTGCGATTTCCGTTCATTTAGTCGGCGGAATTTGGGGGACATTAGCCGTCGCTTTACTAGCAGTAGGCCCTAATTCTGAGTTGTATACCATTGGTCCGGCGCAAGGATTATTTTTAGGTGGGGGGTTAGACGGAATTAAGCAACTTTTTATTCAACTGTTGGGCATTGCTTCGGTGAGCCTTTTTACTGTTTTAATCAGTTGGGGTGTTTGGTCTTTAATTGAGGTGACTATTGGGTTGCGAGTTCCTCCAGAGGCAGAATTGAAAGGGTTAGATATTAGTGAGCATGGGTTACAAGCTTATACCGGTTTTATGTTGAAATCTGATGTCTCTCCGATGGTTGCCGGAATCATTAGTAAACTGAATAAAAAGCATAAATCTATGTGA
- a CDS encoding tetratricopeptide repeat protein, whose product MTSFSRKELPIYSLLSLGQRGVGKTVFLAGSYASLKTPHSKNESSSFWIECLEQKDQTSLEAILGYIAQHGNYPPPTMKITDFDFIVKQKTRLGAVKPVCQFRWWDIPGEYTTFDNPDFQQMVLESHSCCVFINAFRLLHDPSYREEFQGIIKQVFAIASLVNPAEIQYSFALIFTQCDRLDGGPILRLQIEQYLQPLNKVLESVQAHYKQFYSGIPIVSEQGMAQLQPNNTSEVFLWLVTELVESKANKSLEQALKPDIKTPQRLSSSANRSIVTVIAASLGLLALTTGLLFAFGVLTPAEQQSQVSDPDIKRYVEALNKNPDDFDTLVALGNRYLQLGELQQATTILEKIVQQKPQELNWKFNLAQLYELTENNPKAEGIYDKIIAQDQKNFKALVNKALLRREAGDHQTAQQLFKQAEKVAPSEDLKQKVQDISINRQ is encoded by the coding sequence ATGACATCATTTTCTCGCAAAGAGCTACCTATTTACAGTTTGTTAAGCCTCGGTCAACGGGGAGTCGGCAAAACCGTTTTTCTCGCAGGTAGCTATGCCAGTTTAAAAACCCCCCACTCAAAAAATGAATCTTCATCTTTTTGGATTGAGTGTTTAGAACAGAAGGATCAAACGAGTCTAGAGGCTATTCTCGGTTATATTGCCCAACATGGGAATTATCCCCCCCCAACGATGAAAATTACCGATTTTGACTTTATCGTTAAACAAAAGACTCGTTTAGGTGCAGTTAAACCGGTCTGTCAGTTTCGCTGGTGGGATATTCCAGGAGAATATACAACCTTTGATAATCCTGATTTTCAACAAATGGTGTTGGAGTCTCATAGTTGCTGTGTTTTTATTAATGCTTTTCGGCTACTTCATGACCCTAGCTATAGAGAAGAATTTCAGGGTATTATTAAACAAGTTTTTGCGATTGCTTCTTTAGTTAATCCGGCTGAGATTCAGTATAGCTTTGCTTTAATTTTTACTCAGTGCGATCGCCTAGATGGGGGGCCGATTTTACGGCTTCAAATTGAACAGTATTTACAACCCTTAAATAAAGTGTTAGAGTCTGTTCAAGCTCATTATAAACAGTTTTATTCGGGAATTCCGATTGTTTCCGAACAAGGAATGGCTCAACTTCAGCCGAATAATACCTCAGAAGTGTTTCTTTGGTTGGTCACAGAATTAGTCGAAAGTAAGGCTAATAAATCTTTAGAACAAGCCTTAAAGCCTGATATTAAAACACCTCAACGGCTCAGTTCTTCTGCCAATCGCTCTATTGTTACTGTAATTGCTGCTAGTCTGGGTTTATTGGCATTAACGACGGGTTTATTATTTGCCTTTGGCGTTTTAACTCCAGCAGAACAACAAAGTCAAGTTTCCGATCCAGATATCAAAAGATACGTCGAAGCTTTAAATAAAAACCCTGATGATTTTGATACTTTAGTCGCTTTAGGAAACCGATATTTACAACTAGGTGAATTGCAACAAGCCACTACTATTTTAGAAAAGATTGTTCAACAAAAACCCCAGGAATTAAACTGGAAGTTTAATCTGGCTCAATTATATGAACTGACGGAAAACAATCCTAAAGCCGAGGGAATTTATGATAAAATTATAGCCCAAGATCAAAAGAATTTTAAAGCTTTAGTTAATAAAGCTCTCCTCCGTAGAGAAGCTGGGGATCATCAGACAGCGCAGCAATTATTTAAACAAGCTGAAAAAGTTGCTCCTAGTGAGGATTTAAAACAAAAAGTTCAGGATATTTCTATTAATCGTCAGTAA
- a CDS encoding PstS family phosphate ABC transporter substrate-binding protein, which produces MLKPKNSLFMLISLLLTAGLITGISGLTLLKLGVISPENFSIFSTGSSFSDLELTTVADLDEVENIPEGLFNYGGSTSWIPIQTAVNPIIEVVFPRFILRYTKPVNGKPGSGTGIKMLLNNQLSFSLSSRSLKAEEYQQGKNQGLTLKEIPVAIDAIAIAVHPELNLSGLTISQLKQIYRGKIINWSQVGGPDLPITPYSRSALDSGTVEFFGENVLENEAFSDKVIRVATTTEGLQKLSQNRGGIYYASAPEIIPQCTIKALSIGRNLGEWISPYQEPFIPLSQCPTQRNQVNKAAFRSGDYPITRRLFVIVKRNNSIDAKAGIAYANLLLTQEGQNLINRAGFVSLR; this is translated from the coding sequence ATGCTGAAACCGAAAAACTCCTTATTCATGTTAATTAGTTTGCTTTTGACGGCAGGATTAATAACTGGAATTTCAGGGCTAACTTTGTTAAAATTAGGGGTGATTTCTCCAGAAAACTTCTCAATTTTCTCAACAGGCTCATCTTTTTCCGATTTAGAGTTAACAACAGTTGCGGATTTAGATGAGGTTGAAAATATTCCAGAGGGATTGTTTAATTATGGAGGAAGTACCTCTTGGATTCCGATTCAAACTGCTGTCAATCCGATTATTGAAGTGGTTTTTCCTCGTTTTATCCTACGCTATACTAAACCCGTCAATGGGAAACCGGGTTCGGGAACGGGAATTAAAATGTTACTCAATAATCAGTTATCATTTTCTTTATCCTCTCGTTCTCTAAAAGCTGAAGAATATCAACAGGGAAAAAATCAAGGATTAACTTTAAAAGAAATTCCGGTTGCCATTGATGCCATTGCTATTGCGGTTCATCCAGAGCTTAATCTTTCCGGTTTGACTATATCCCAACTCAAACAAATCTACCGGGGAAAAATTATCAATTGGAGTCAAGTGGGAGGGCCAGATCTTCCCATTACTCCCTATTCCCGTTCGGCGCTCGATAGTGGTACGGTTGAATTTTTTGGAGAAAATGTTTTAGAAAATGAAGCTTTTTCCGACAAAGTAATCAGAGTTGCAACCACAACTGAAGGCTTACAAAAACTCTCCCAAAATCGAGGAGGAATTTATTATGCTTCTGCTCCCGAAATTATCCCTCAATGTACTATTAAAGCGTTATCAATAGGACGAAATTTAGGAGAATGGATTAGCCCCTATCAAGAGCCTTTTATCCCTTTATCTCAATGTCCTACTCAACGCAATCAAGTTAATAAAGCTGCGTTTAGAAGTGGAGATTATCCGATTACTCGTCGCTTATTTGTGATTGTGAAAAGAAATAATTCAATCGATGCTAAGGCAGGAATAGCTTATGCTAATTTATTGTTAACTCAAGAAGGTCAAAATTTGATTAATCGAGCCGGTTTTGTGAGTCTTCGGTGA
- a CDS encoding YifB family Mg chelatase-like AAA ATPase produces MLATVWSASIIGIDAVKVAVEVDVSGGLPSITIVGLPDTAIQESRERVKASLKNAGFAFPVRKIVINLAPADIRKEGPCYDLPISVGILAASEQVDAQLLGDYLFLGELSLDGSLRPVSGILPIAAAAKRLGITGLVVPMDNVQEAAVVEDISVYGFNHLTEIAQFLCHPDDYTPVKLDAKRDFMRSQDLGLNLKDVKGQNHARRALEIAAAGGHNLIFVGPPGSGKTMLARRLPGILPPLDFDESLEVSQIHSVAGFLKNKGTLIKDRPFRSPHHSASGFALVGGGSYPRPGEISLAHRGVLFLDELTEFKRSVLEFLRQPLEDGFVSIARTRQSVTFPAQFTLVASTNPCPCGYFGDPIQQCTCSPRQREQYWAKLSGPLMDRIDLQVGVNRLKPEEMTTQETGEESEKVRERVTQARDRAYHRFKNEKTVRCNAQMQSNHLRLFCQLEPESRNLLEGAIRRLGLSARAMDRILKVSRTIADLAAEDGIKTHHVAEAIQYRTIDRMQ; encoded by the coding sequence ATGTTGGCTACAGTTTGGAGTGCCTCAATTATTGGAATAGATGCGGTTAAAGTCGCAGTAGAAGTGGATGTATCTGGAGGACTCCCGTCTATTACTATTGTAGGTCTTCCTGACACAGCTATTCAAGAATCCAGAGAAAGAGTTAAAGCTTCCCTCAAAAATGCCGGGTTTGCCTTTCCCGTCCGTAAAATTGTCATAAACCTCGCCCCCGCAGATATTAGGAAGGAAGGCCCTTGTTATGATTTACCCATTAGTGTAGGCATCTTAGCCGCCTCAGAACAAGTTGATGCTCAATTATTGGGGGATTATTTATTTTTGGGGGAATTATCCTTAGATGGGAGTTTGCGCCCTGTCAGTGGCATTTTACCCATCGCTGCCGCCGCTAAACGTCTAGGGATTACAGGGTTAGTTGTTCCAATGGATAATGTTCAAGAGGCCGCTGTGGTTGAGGATATTTCTGTTTATGGGTTTAACCATCTGACGGAAATTGCTCAATTTTTGTGCCATCCAGACGATTATACTCCTGTTAAACTCGATGCCAAACGGGACTTTATGCGATCGCAGGATCTGGGGTTAAATTTAAAAGATGTTAAAGGACAAAACCATGCCCGTCGCGCTTTAGAAATAGCCGCAGCCGGAGGACATAATTTAATTTTTGTCGGGCCGCCGGGTTCGGGTAAAACGATGTTAGCAAGACGTTTACCGGGAATATTGCCCCCCTTAGACTTTGATGAGTCTCTGGAAGTCTCTCAAATTCATTCTGTGGCCGGATTTCTCAAGAATAAAGGAACGTTAATTAAAGACCGTCCTTTCCGCAGTCCTCATCATTCTGCTTCTGGGTTTGCCCTCGTTGGTGGGGGATCATATCCTCGTCCGGGTGAGATTTCTTTGGCACACCGAGGGGTCTTATTTCTCGATGAATTGACTGAATTTAAGCGCAGTGTCTTAGAATTTTTGCGACAACCGTTAGAGGATGGGTTTGTTAGTATAGCACGGACTCGTCAATCAGTTACGTTTCCGGCTCAATTTACCTTAGTAGCCAGTACCAACCCCTGTCCTTGTGGTTATTTTGGTGATCCGATTCAACAGTGTACCTGTTCCCCTCGTCAACGAGAGCAATATTGGGCAAAATTATCTGGCCCGTTAATGGATCGAATAGACTTACAAGTCGGGGTAAACCGTCTTAAACCCGAAGAGATGACTACTCAAGAAACTGGGGAAGAGTCGGAGAAAGTTAGAGAAAGAGTAACACAAGCCCGCGATCGCGCTTATCATCGATTTAAGAATGAGAAAACAGTACGCTGTAATGCTCAAATGCAGTCTAATCATTTACGTCTTTTTTGTCAATTAGAACCCGAAAGTCGGAACTTATTAGAAGGGGCAATTCGTCGCTTAGGATTATCTGCAAGGGCAATGGATCGAATTTTAAAAGTATCTCGGACAATTGCCGATTTAGCCGCAGAAGATGGGATTAAAACTCATCATGTAGCAGAAGCCATTCAATATAGGACAATTGATCGGATGCAATAA